The Ralstonia wenshanensis genome includes a region encoding these proteins:
- a CDS encoding ABC transporter ATP-binding protein — protein METVFNIQAVSKVYPMGSVSVRALEHVDLQLGAGEIVVLLGASGSGKSTLLNLMGGLDTPTTGSIVYRDHDLSHAGDRGLTRFRREHVGFVFQFYNLIPSLTARENVALVTDIAEHPLDPTEALNRVGIGALADNFPSQMSGGEQQRVAIARAVAKRPDVLLCDEPTGALDFRTGQLVLEVLEQVNREFGTLIVIVTHNAVIADMADRVVRMSSGTIVEQRRNAQRARVGDLSW, from the coding sequence GTGGAAACGGTGTTCAACATTCAGGCCGTCAGCAAGGTCTATCCCATGGGAAGCGTGAGCGTGCGCGCCCTGGAACACGTCGACCTGCAACTCGGGGCGGGTGAGATCGTTGTGCTGCTCGGAGCCTCGGGCAGCGGCAAATCCACGCTACTCAACCTGATGGGCGGGCTGGATACGCCAACGACCGGTTCCATCGTGTATCGAGACCACGATCTTTCCCACGCCGGAGACAGAGGCCTGACGCGATTCCGACGGGAGCATGTCGGATTCGTTTTTCAGTTCTACAACCTGATTCCAAGTCTCACCGCTCGCGAGAACGTCGCCCTGGTAACGGACATCGCGGAGCATCCGCTAGACCCCACCGAGGCCCTGAACCGGGTGGGGATCGGTGCGTTGGCGGACAACTTTCCCTCGCAGATGTCGGGGGGAGAGCAGCAACGCGTTGCCATCGCCCGCGCGGTCGCGAAGCGGCCAGATGTGCTCCTGTGCGATGAGCCGACAGGCGCATTGGATTTTCGGACGGGTCAGTTGGTGTTAGAGGTGCTCGAGCAGGTGAACCGCGAGTTCGGCACCCTCATTGTCATCGTCACGCACAACGCCGTCATCGCCGACATGGCGGATCGTGTCGTCCGGATGAGCAGCGGAACCATTGTCGAGCAACGCCGCAACGCCCAGCGTGCCCGAGTGGGAGATCTGTCATGGTGA
- a CDS encoding ABC transporter permease, with protein sequence MVTMLVRLLWRDLWQMRAQVLAAVLVVGCGVATFVAMRSTYLALLNAQQDYYASYRFADLFVHLKRAPLETASRIAALPGVAHVDARVVSDVTVDIPGRSEPATARLVSIPELGWPALNLLHLQSGRYISPGREDEVLVSAAFADANSLRAGQYFSAILNGRWKRLHIVGLAISPEYVYEAGAGSIFPDNRHYGVVWMGTNAVSAAFRMDGAFNDLVLSLDGSVPAPHVIAQIDRTLLPYGGLGTISRENQISNRFITDEIAQNRVTATYVPAIFFLVAMFLLQNVLTRLIDTQRSQIGLMKAFGYSDLSVGLHYLQLGCVVAAAGTLVGIGGGLALGTYLTDLYARYYRLAHLEFRADLSTITWAFFISFGTAIGGAIASTAKAMRLMPVEALRAVVPPAFSVGWVERAGIYRQLSVVWRMIARNIARQPVKSLLGSLAIACASAILVVGGFFFDSIDFLFDTQFQQIERQDVTVAFSQPLSHRAVYAIGRLPGVLKVEGFRDVPVKLSAGYRSRRVSLSGIAPKAALHRLVDEGGRPLHMPPDGLVVSARLAAVLGIKPGDPVTVEVLEGERQTRQVTLTQLSGDLVGVAAYMDQTALAKLLGESGNWSGARLSVDQHASAHLYATLKRLPSVNAVAVRQAVIASFRKIMDESVRLSTSINFAFACVIAFGVAFNGMRIAYSERVQQLASLRVLGFTQTEVAWILLGEQFVLTAIALPAGLLLGYGICGLLSTRLATDLYRLPLVVHAATFAYAFLVAGGAVVCSGLLVAAKIRRLDIVAVLKARES encoded by the coding sequence ATGGTGACCATGCTCGTCCGGTTGCTCTGGCGAGACCTCTGGCAAATGCGGGCGCAGGTCTTGGCGGCAGTCCTCGTTGTCGGATGTGGTGTTGCCACGTTTGTTGCGATGCGCAGCACCTATCTGGCTTTGTTGAACGCCCAGCAGGACTACTACGCGTCATATCGCTTTGCCGATCTCTTCGTGCACCTGAAGCGCGCACCACTTGAGACGGCTTCGCGCATTGCTGCATTGCCCGGCGTGGCACATGTGGACGCGCGGGTGGTGTCAGATGTCACGGTCGATATTCCCGGCCGTTCCGAGCCGGCCACAGCGCGCCTTGTTTCGATCCCGGAACTCGGGTGGCCCGCGCTGAACCTGCTGCATCTTCAAAGCGGCCGATACATTTCGCCGGGCCGAGAGGACGAAGTGCTGGTCAGCGCGGCTTTCGCAGATGCCAACAGCCTGAGGGCAGGCCAATACTTCAGCGCCATACTGAATGGCCGCTGGAAGCGACTGCACATTGTTGGTCTTGCAATCTCGCCGGAGTATGTCTACGAGGCCGGCGCGGGCTCCATCTTCCCGGACAACCGTCACTACGGCGTGGTGTGGATGGGAACGAATGCGGTCTCGGCAGCGTTCCGCATGGATGGCGCCTTCAATGATCTCGTGTTGTCTCTCGATGGCAGCGTGCCGGCGCCGCACGTCATCGCGCAGATCGATAGAACGTTGCTGCCGTATGGCGGACTTGGAACCATCAGCCGGGAAAACCAGATATCGAATCGGTTCATTACTGACGAGATCGCGCAGAACCGCGTAACTGCCACCTATGTGCCCGCCATCTTTTTTCTCGTCGCAATGTTTCTTTTGCAGAACGTCCTGACCCGGCTGATCGATACACAACGCTCACAGATTGGCTTGATGAAGGCGTTTGGATACAGTGACCTTTCAGTCGGTTTGCATTACCTGCAACTCGGGTGCGTCGTTGCTGCCGCAGGGACCCTTGTCGGTATTGGAGGTGGGTTGGCATTGGGGACGTATCTGACAGACCTCTACGCCAGGTACTACAGGCTTGCCCACCTCGAATTTCGCGCCGATCTTTCGACGATAACCTGGGCGTTCTTCATCAGCTTCGGAACGGCAATCGGAGGTGCCATCGCGAGCACTGCGAAGGCCATGAGGTTGATGCCTGTCGAGGCCCTTCGCGCAGTCGTTCCGCCCGCGTTTTCAGTGGGCTGGGTGGAGCGGGCGGGCATCTATCGGCAACTGAGCGTGGTGTGGCGAATGATTGCGCGCAATATCGCGCGCCAGCCCGTCAAGTCGCTCCTGGGTTCCTTGGCCATTGCATGCGCGAGTGCGATTCTCGTCGTTGGCGGGTTTTTCTTCGACTCCATCGATTTCCTTTTCGATACTCAGTTTCAGCAAATCGAGCGACAGGATGTGACGGTGGCCTTTTCTCAGCCGTTATCTCACCGCGCCGTCTACGCGATCGGGCGTCTGCCTGGTGTGCTGAAGGTCGAAGGGTTTCGCGATGTGCCGGTCAAGCTATCCGCTGGGTATCGGTCTCGGCGGGTATCGCTGAGCGGGATCGCTCCGAAGGCAGCTCTGCACAGGCTGGTTGATGAAGGGGGCAGACCGCTGCACATGCCCCCGGATGGCTTGGTGGTTTCGGCCAGACTTGCCGCCGTGCTGGGCATAAAACCCGGTGATCCGGTCACCGTTGAAGTGCTTGAAGGAGAGCGCCAAACCAGACAAGTCACGTTGACGCAGCTGTCGGGCGATTTGGTGGGCGTCGCGGCCTACATGGACCAGACGGCACTGGCGAAACTCCTGGGGGAGAGCGGAAACTGGTCAGGGGCGAGGCTGTCTGTCGATCAGCACGCGTCTGCACATCTGTATGCGACGCTCAAGCGGCTGCCGTCGGTCAATGCAGTGGCGGTTCGCCAGGCCGTCATCGCCAGCTTTCGTAAGATCATGGACGAAAGCGTTCGTCTATCCACGTCCATCAACTTCGCCTTTGCCTGTGTGATTGCGTTTGGTGTCGCGTTCAATGGCATGCGCATCGCTTACTCGGAACGTGTTCAGCAGTTGGCCTCCCTTCGCGTGCTCGGGTTCACGCAGACCGAAGTCGCTTGGATTCTCCTTGGCGAGCAGTTTGTGCTCACCGCCATAGCGCTGCCAGCCGGGCTCCTTCTTGGCTACGGCATATGCGGGCTGCTCTCGACTCGGCTGGCAACTGACTTGTACCGGCTTCCGCTTGTGGTTCATGCGGCGACCTTCGCTTACGCATTCCTTGTAGCCGGTGGGGCGGTGGTGTGTTCAGGCCTGTTGGTGGCGGCCAAGATCAGACGGCTGGATATCGTCGCCGTCCTCAAGGCAAGAGAATCATGA
- a CDS encoding efflux RND transporter periplasmic adaptor subunit, with protein MKRGAVRKSLALAGAALALAVALTYALWPAPAAVDTGRVTRGPLQVTIDEDGEIRAHDRYVITAPITGRLLRVELHEGDQIKDGQVIAALVPVPMTPGERASQRARVDAAEAISREAQARAAHARADYEQARRDLARGETLLSSGAMSRQEVEQMRTMSASSASDLSAARARETSAAADVRVAMANLKALEVGQPVEVRAPANSVLLRIEQQSERVVLAGTALMVLADPSRYELVVDVLSSDAVKISPGMRVSVVEWGGPLAVNAVVRTVGPGAFTKVSALGVEEQRVHIVADLVDPPGRLNDGYRVQGRIVISDQPDVLKLPIGALFRCADHWCTFIVNNGKAVQRTIQIGQRNAEEAQILDGLQDHDTVVMYPPTTLSDGMSVRALK; from the coding sequence ATGAAGCGCGGCGCTGTGCGAAAGTCCCTGGCGCTTGCGGGTGCCGCGCTTGCGCTGGCAGTAGCGCTCACGTACGCGCTCTGGCCGGCGCCTGCGGCAGTGGACACGGGGCGCGTCACACGTGGGCCGCTGCAAGTCACCATTGACGAAGACGGGGAGATCCGCGCGCATGATCGTTACGTCATCACGGCGCCGATCACAGGCCGGCTGCTTCGGGTTGAGCTACATGAGGGCGATCAGATCAAAGATGGGCAGGTGATCGCCGCCCTGGTACCGGTGCCGATGACGCCCGGGGAGCGGGCTTCGCAACGCGCACGGGTTGATGCGGCAGAGGCAATTTCCCGAGAGGCTCAGGCGCGCGCCGCTCATGCCAGGGCGGACTACGAACAAGCCCGCCGGGACCTGGCCCGGGGCGAAACGCTTCTGAGCAGCGGCGCCATGTCGAGGCAGGAAGTGGAGCAGATGCGGACCATGTCCGCCTCGAGCGCCAGCGATCTGTCGGCCGCACGCGCAAGGGAGACGTCGGCCGCGGCCGATGTGCGCGTCGCGATGGCGAATCTGAAGGCGTTGGAAGTAGGGCAACCTGTTGAGGTGCGTGCACCGGCCAACTCGGTGCTGCTACGAATCGAGCAGCAAAGCGAACGCGTCGTGCTTGCAGGTACGGCCCTCATGGTCTTAGCTGACCCTTCGCGCTATGAACTGGTCGTCGACGTGCTGTCGTCCGATGCTGTCAAGATCAGTCCAGGCATGCGTGTATCGGTAGTGGAGTGGGGCGGTCCGCTGGCGGTCAACGCGGTAGTCAGGACAGTCGGTCCGGGGGCGTTTACCAAGGTATCGGCGCTGGGGGTCGAAGAGCAGCGCGTCCACATTGTCGCGGACCTTGTGGACCCACCAGGAAGATTGAACGATGGGTACCGCGTACAGGGCCGCATTGTCATCTCGGACCAGCCTGATGTACTCAAGCTACCGATCGGCGCGTTATTCCGCTGTGCCGACCACTGGTGCACGTTCATCGTCAACAATGGAAAGGCTGTCCAGCGAACCATTCAGATCGGACAGCGCAACGCGGAAGAAGCCCAGATACTCGACGGGCTTCAAGACCACGACACTGTGGTCATGTATCCACCAACCACGCTCAGCGACGGCATGAGCGTGCGCGCCCTGAAATAG
- a CDS encoding EthD family reductase, with the protein MIKVTVMYPYTEGARFDHTYYRDRHMPMMKARLGSACAYYTVEKGLTGRAPGSPPAFVAMCAFYCDSAEGYLAASQQHSAEIRGDIANYTDIVPVVQLSEVVVERSDLFT; encoded by the coding sequence ATGATCAAAGTCACCGTGATGTACCCGTACACCGAAGGCGCGCGCTTCGACCACACCTACTACCGCGATCGCCACATGCCGATGATGAAGGCCAGGCTGGGCAGTGCCTGCGCCTACTACACCGTCGAGAAAGGCTTGACCGGCCGAGCCCCCGGCTCACCGCCCGCCTTCGTGGCAATGTGCGCGTTCTACTGTGACTCGGCCGAAGGCTACCTGGCCGCCAGCCAGCAGCACAGCGCCGAGATCCGGGGTGACATCGCCAACTACACCGACATCGTGCCGGTAGTCCAGTTGAGCGAGGTCGTTGTCGAGCGGTCGGATCTCTTCACTTAA
- a CDS encoding carboxymuconolactone decarboxylase family protein produces the protein MIGRPVLEPRAFLPTINVAALLFIAPCLVCYEFYSKGAPMVARVAPAVAPYSPSVQEELNKLMGPGRDPLVLFTTLARDERLFKKFFASGLLERGNLTLREREIVIDRTTALCHSEYEWGVHVSIFGQKADLTEDQIRSLAFGEADDACWGWKESLLIRFCDELHETSTISEGLWVSLRREFSEAAIIELLMVAGFYHTVSYLTNSLRLPLEAFARRFTDVKSSSQTT, from the coding sequence ATGATTGGCCGTCCGGTGCTCGAACCACGGGCCTTCTTGCCGACCATCAACGTTGCTGCTTTACTTTTCATAGCACCCTGCCTAGTATGCTATGAATTCTATAGCAAAGGGGCACCGATGGTAGCCAGAGTTGCGCCAGCAGTCGCACCGTATTCGCCTTCGGTGCAAGAGGAGCTAAACAAGCTCATGGGGCCCGGCCGCGACCCGCTGGTCCTGTTCACCACGCTTGCGAGGGACGAAAGGTTATTCAAGAAGTTTTTCGCCAGTGGGCTCCTCGAACGAGGAAATCTGACCCTAAGGGAGAGGGAGATTGTCATCGACCGTACTACTGCCCTATGCCATTCCGAGTATGAGTGGGGTGTCCATGTATCGATCTTTGGACAAAAGGCTGACCTCACCGAGGATCAGATCCGGTCGCTTGCTTTCGGCGAGGCGGACGACGCTTGCTGGGGCTGGAAAGAATCTCTGCTAATTCGATTTTGCGACGAGTTGCATGAGACTTCGACCATATCCGAGGGGCTCTGGGTGTCTCTGCGCAGGGAGTTCTCAGAGGCGGCGATCATCGAGCTCTTGATGGTCGCGGGCTTTTATCACACCGTCAGCTATCTTACGAACTCGCTCCGCTTGCCGCTGGAAGCGTTTGCCAGACGCTTTACCGACGTCAAGTCATCGAGCCAAACAACATGA
- a CDS encoding methyl-accepting chemotaxis protein → MTVKARLGAAFAALALLVVVVAAIGCYELNALGAQFSNFDRGLYLRTKLADAVRAAVDRRAIAARNIVLADTEQSRARELRDVAEAHATVGETLSRLESEAKTGPGSTDEARRLIAAIRTVENKYGPVALEIVRLAQVGQRGAATDMINRECIPLLEALDSAVRAYKDYALSRSNAAVADAQMRADRGLWVAIFAGLFGCALAIVLGYAIGRNLLRSLGAEPAVLAQSATRIASGDFRPQAGFETAHPGSVLSSMKTISEGLGMLVGEVGEVAHSVSAGSTQIASGNVDLSSRTEEQASALEQVASSVEELTTTVQQNASNAQQAAALATDASGVARQGNAEVDDVVSVITKISAGSARIGEITGLIEGIAFQTNILALNAAVEAARAGEQGRGFAVVASEVRGLAQRSSKAAKEIKELIETSLAQIEEGALVAGRAGKTMQSVTTSVLGVTNLIEQIAVACTEQSQGIAQIHIAVSEMDEMTQRNAALVEESAAASQALEEQGKALAHQVQRFQIA, encoded by the coding sequence ATGACTGTAAAGGCAAGACTTGGCGCAGCTTTCGCGGCGCTGGCGTTATTGGTCGTGGTTGTGGCCGCAATCGGCTGTTACGAACTGAACGCCCTGGGCGCGCAGTTCAGCAATTTTGATCGGGGCTTGTACCTGAGAACAAAGCTCGCTGATGCCGTGCGGGCAGCGGTAGACCGCCGTGCAATTGCTGCTCGAAACATCGTGCTAGCTGATACGGAGCAGAGTCGCGCACGAGAGTTGAGGGACGTTGCAGAGGCGCATGCAACGGTGGGAGAGACGCTTTCGCGGTTGGAATCCGAGGCGAAAACCGGGCCTGGATCGACTGACGAAGCCCGCCGCCTGATTGCGGCGATTCGTACGGTCGAGAATAAGTACGGCCCGGTCGCGCTGGAGATTGTCAGGCTCGCACAAGTGGGACAACGCGGTGCCGCCACCGACATGATCAACCGCGAATGCATCCCACTCCTGGAGGCGCTTGATAGTGCTGTGCGCGCGTACAAAGACTACGCGCTTAGCCGCTCAAATGCTGCGGTGGCGGATGCCCAGATGCGTGCTGACAGAGGGCTGTGGGTGGCTATTTTTGCAGGGCTTTTTGGCTGCGCGCTCGCAATCGTTTTGGGCTATGCCATTGGACGCAACCTGCTCCGGTCACTCGGTGCTGAACCCGCTGTTTTGGCCCAATCTGCCACGCGGATTGCCAGCGGCGATTTCAGGCCACAGGCGGGCTTTGAAACGGCGCACCCTGGCAGCGTGCTTTCTTCCATGAAGACGATCAGCGAAGGGTTGGGCATGCTGGTAGGCGAGGTAGGAGAGGTTGCTCACTCTGTTTCGGCCGGCTCGACACAAATCGCCAGTGGAAACGTTGATCTTTCCAGCCGGACCGAGGAGCAGGCATCGGCGCTTGAGCAAGTCGCCTCCAGTGTCGAAGAGCTCACCACAACGGTCCAACAGAATGCTTCCAACGCGCAGCAGGCTGCAGCGCTTGCGACTGACGCTTCGGGAGTTGCCCGCCAAGGAAATGCCGAAGTTGATGACGTGGTCAGTGTGATTACCAAGATCAGCGCTGGCTCGGCGCGCATTGGTGAGATTACTGGCTTGATCGAAGGGATTGCCTTTCAGACGAACATCTTGGCATTGAACGCGGCGGTGGAAGCGGCACGCGCGGGCGAACAAGGCCGAGGCTTTGCCGTCGTGGCGAGCGAGGTGCGTGGATTGGCGCAGCGATCATCAAAGGCTGCGAAGGAAATCAAAGAGCTCATTGAGACTTCTCTGGCCCAGATTGAAGAGGGCGCGCTCGTGGCAGGTAGGGCCGGGAAGACAATGCAGTCCGTTACCACCTCGGTACTGGGCGTGACGAACCTCATTGAGCAGATCGCAGTTGCCTGCACGGAGCAAAGTCAGGGTATCGCCCAGATCCATATCGCTGTGTCGGAGATGGATGAAATGACGCAGCGCAACGCCGCGCTCGTCGAGGAATCGGCCGCGGCCTCGCAAGCACTGGAAGAGCAAGGAAAGGCGCTCGCTCACCAAGTCCAGCGCTTCCAGATTGCATAA